The Magnolia sinica isolate HGM2019 chromosome 9, MsV1, whole genome shotgun sequence genome contains a region encoding:
- the LOC131255115 gene encoding uncharacterized protein LOC131255115, giving the protein MVPIRITSLLLGFLLGFVSVSDSIANAQQDAIWPDSKADGNRLVAAATGGVVVVDQQVHSEHDAATVHVGKKSIKGRKMMKLLKKDEAIKEEGVNGGAPKMNSGKGKDALKKLFGRSQMGKNEQNCGSKMKPMALHSVDIEIAKTTSNTDSTHGGKSESSSRSSISQEPNIDHVETVEQGKLLKAAIETMNMLTKDYSQRPHRKPPINNVHPLSGKMANP; this is encoded by the exons atggTCCCCATAAGAATCACAAGCTTGCTACTAGGGTTTTTGCTGGGTTTTGTCAGTGTAAGTGACTCCATTGCAAATGCTCAACAAG ATGCTATCTGGCCAGACAGTAAGGCTGATGGAAACCGGTTAGTGGCGGCGGCCACAGGTGGTGTGGTGGTCGTTGATCAG CAGGTACATTCAGAACACGATGCCGCCACGGTCCATGTTGGAAAGAAATCgatcaaaggaagaaaaatgaTGAAGTTGTTGAAGAAGGATGAAGCTATTAAAGAGGAAGGTGTTAATGGAGGGGCTCCAAAGATGAATTCAG GCAAGGGTAAGGATGCTTTGAAGAAGCTGTTTGGGAGATCACAAATGGGGAAGAATgaacag AATTGTGGCAGCAAGATGAAGCCAATGGCATTGCACTCCGTCGACATCGAAATCGCTAAGACCACCTCAAACACCGATTCAACTCACGGCGGTAAATCAGAATCTTCATCGAGATCATCCATCTCTCAAGAACCCAATATTGATCATGTTGAGACAGTTGAACAGGGGAAGCTCCTCAAAGCCGCCATTGAAACCATGAACATGTTGACTAAGGATTATTCACAGAGGCCGCATCGCAAGCCTCCGATCAATAACGTTCATCCTTTGAGTGGCAAAATGGCTAATCCTTAA